In a genomic window of Lycium ferocissimum isolate CSIRO_LF1 chromosome 9, AGI_CSIRO_Lferr_CH_V1, whole genome shotgun sequence:
- the LOC132029300 gene encoding cysteine-rich repeat secretory protein 38-like, protein MASSKLISCLFFLSSIAILVQTVNSLDPLVHICSNSLFTANSDYAQNLKNLLGDLNSKTPPTGFSTSSMGRKPDRTYGLSLCRGDVSNTDCKSCVLAASQEIGKRCPYRKEGIIWYNKCLLKYSDDCFKGEIDDTNKFIWWNSSAIANPEFIAIITKEMLGCIAEKAYNGPNFFATKEMNIVNNEKWYGLVQCTRDLSKEDCKKCLEGIISQLPISGKRGGRVVGGSCNFRFEVYPFFNTLQKLEYIMLNK, encoded by the coding sequence ATGGCATCCTCAAAATTAATCTCTtgtctattttttctttcatccATTGCAATTCTTGTACAAACAGTGAACTCCCTTGATCCACTCGTCCATATTTGCTCGAACTCACTCTTCACAGCCAACAGTGATTATgcacaaaacttaaaaaatctcTTAGGTGATCTCAACTCGAAAACTCCCCCAACAGGGTTCTCAACTAGCTCAATGGGAAGAAAACCTGATCGAACATACGGGCTTTCACTGTGTCGTGGCGATGTTTCAAATACCGATTGCAAGTCATGTGTGTTAGCTGCTAGTCAAGAAATAGGAAAACGTTGTCCATACCGTAAAGAAGGCATCATATGGTACAATAAGTGTCTTTTGAAATATTCCGACGATTGTTTCAAAGGAGAAATCGACGATACGAACAAGTTTATCTGGTGGAATAGTAGTGCGATTGCTAATCCAGAGTTTATTGCTATAATAACCAAGGAAATGTTGGGATGCATAGCTGAAAAAGCTTATAACGGGCCGAATTTCTTTGCAACGAAAGAAATGAATATTGTAAACAATGAAAAATGGTATGGATTGGTTCAGTGCACAAGGGATCTTTCTAAAGAGGATTGTAAGAAGTGTCTTGAGGGTATTATTAGTCAACTTCCAATATCTGGAAAAAGAggtggaagagttgttggaggGAGCTGTAACTTTAGATTTGAAGTGTATCCCTTCTTTAATACTCTTCAGAAATTAGAGTATATTATGCTAAATAAATAA